The Megalops cyprinoides isolate fMegCyp1 chromosome 9, fMegCyp1.pri, whole genome shotgun sequence genome has a window encoding:
- the LOC118783822 gene encoding LOW QUALITY PROTEIN: carbonic anhydrase 4-like (The sequence of the model RefSeq protein was modified relative to this genomic sequence to represent the inferred CDS: substituted 1 base at 1 genomic stop codon) — protein sequence MHLLFLSLFFATVLKVSASGDWCYQSQVSCNNTCLGPEKWHLEANAASCMGKSQSPVNIVTRKTVPDERLTPFEFTAYQQAFNGLIKNNGHTVQVDLQHTATISGGLLPSTYKALQLHLHWGKDGGPGSEHTIDGEQYPMEMHIVHIKEKYNSLAEALGDTTGVAVLGFFYEMSASANKKYDPIITALKNITQTGSNTSLSGVSLDMLIPAKENLTQYYRYEGSLTTPGCTEAVVWTMFENTIPLSKQQLSEFSKLQFGDGEPMVGTFRPVQPLNTRLVYRSGSSVVLASMALLLASVTAALGLXHRELQHGTKIMFKGQFPRPK from the exons atgcatctattatttctttctctctttttcgCTACCGTTTTAAAGGTTAGCGCAAGTGGAG ATTGGTGCTATCAGTCACAGGTTTCGTGTAACAACACTTGCCTAG GACCAGAGAAATGGCATCTGGAGGCGAACGCTGCATCTTGCATGGGAAAATCCCAGTCTCCGGTCAACATTGTCACGAGGAAGACGGTACCGGACGAACGCCTCACGCCTTTCGAATTTACAGCCTATCAACAGGCTTTTAACGGTCTCATAAAGAATAACGGCCACACAG TTCAAGTAGAtctgcagcacactgccacaATAAGCGGGGGACTCTTACCAAGCACATACAAGGCACTGCAACTTCACCTGCACTGGGGAAAGGACGGAGGTCCAGGCTCCGAACACACTATCGATGGAGAGCAGTACCCAATGGAG ATGCATATTGttcacattaaagaaaaatacaattcCTTGGCTGAGGCACTTGGAGATACCACGGGAGTCGCAGTCCTTGGGTTTTTTTATGAG ATGTCAGCGAGTGCCAACAAAAAATATGACCCCATTATAACAGCCCtgaaaaacatcacacagacag GCTCCAACACTTCTCTCAGTGGTGTCTCTCTGGACATGCTCATCCCGGCAAAGGAGAACCTCACCCAGTATTACCGCTACGAGGGCTCCCTGACCACACCTGGCTGCACTGAGGCTGTGGTCTGGACCATGTTTGAAAACACCATCCCACTCAGCAAGCAGCAG CTCTCCGAGTTCTCCAAACTGCAGTTTGGTGATGGAGAGCCCATGGTGGGCACGTTCCGCCCTGTGCAGCCCCTGAACACTCGGCTGGTGTACCGATCAGGAAGCAGTGTGGTTTTGGCCAGCATGGCGCTCCTCCTGGCCTCTGTCACAGCTGCCCTTGGACTGTGAC ACCGTGAGCTGCAGCATGGGACGAAAATCATGTTTAAGGGCCAATTTCCAAGACCCAAGTAG